Proteins encoded in a region of the Bacillus methanolicus genome:
- a CDS encoding CapA family protein, whose amino-acid sequence MKRKKFLVYGWMLSAVLLLSSILLLINMYFQEKEQEKAIKVHYVAKMQATRTSIPVEKTLDEKIFVEKATLAAIGDILIHDWLYEDAKTKNGYDFKPMLKEVKPLLLKPDLLLANQETVLGGTKLGLSSYPLFNSPQEVGDAFIDAGVDIVSTANNHSLDKGEKGIFAAIDYYHKANLPYVGSFKDKKDQQTLRILNANGIRVAYLSFTYGTNGIQIPPGKEYLVNLIDRLKMKNEIQRAKQEADIVVISIHWGNEYQRFPSEKQKQLARFLSNEGADIIFGHHPHVLQPMDWIKANDGRKTLVVYSLGNFLSGQMWDYKDIGGIATVEVTKHVSPSGTKIELSNPQFIPTFVKNSHLRNYQVVPLQTIGTAKYNEIMEHMTQWLR is encoded by the coding sequence ATGAAAAGGAAAAAATTCCTTGTTTATGGGTGGATGTTAAGTGCTGTCCTCCTGCTTTCATCGATTTTGCTTCTAATCAATATGTATTTTCAAGAAAAAGAACAGGAAAAGGCAATTAAAGTACATTATGTTGCAAAAATGCAGGCAACAAGAACAAGTATCCCTGTTGAAAAAACACTTGATGAAAAAATATTTGTTGAAAAAGCCACACTCGCAGCAATAGGCGATATTTTGATTCATGATTGGCTGTATGAAGATGCAAAAACGAAAAACGGTTATGATTTTAAGCCGATGTTAAAAGAAGTAAAACCCCTTCTATTAAAACCTGATCTTCTCCTTGCAAACCAAGAAACAGTGTTGGGAGGAACAAAACTCGGTCTTTCTAGTTATCCGTTGTTTAACAGTCCACAAGAAGTTGGAGATGCATTCATTGATGCAGGAGTAGATATTGTGTCCACTGCAAATAACCATTCATTAGATAAAGGAGAAAAAGGTATTTTTGCTGCGATTGATTACTATCACAAGGCCAACCTTCCCTATGTAGGAAGTTTTAAGGACAAGAAAGATCAGCAAACATTGCGCATTTTAAATGCAAACGGCATTCGGGTTGCTTACCTGTCTTTTACATATGGAACAAATGGCATCCAAATTCCGCCAGGTAAAGAATACCTAGTTAATTTAATTGACCGTTTAAAAATGAAAAATGAAATTCAGAGAGCAAAACAGGAAGCAGATATTGTCGTTATAAGCATCCACTGGGGAAATGAGTATCAGCGCTTTCCAAGTGAAAAACAAAAGCAGCTGGCACGGTTTCTCTCTAATGAGGGGGCCGATATCATCTTTGGACATCACCCGCATGTACTGCAACCGATGGACTGGATTAAGGCTAATGACGGTCGAAAGACACTTGTTGTATATTCTCTTGGGAATTTTTTATCAGGACAAATGTGGGATTATAAGGATATCGGGGGGATTGCTACTGTCGAAGTAACAAAACATGTCAGCCCTTCAGGAACCAAAATAGAATTGTCCAATCCTCAATTTATCCCTACCTTTGTCAAAAATTCACATCTTAGAAATTATCAAGTTGTACCATTGCAGACAATCGGAACAGCAAAATACAATGAAATTATGGAACATATGACCCAATGGCTCCGTTAA
- a CDS encoding HesB/YadR/YfhF family protein gives MKIQISDEAAAWYKDEMLLKEGDFVRFFTRYGGCSTVQQGFSLGVSNEEPNDIGAETKKDGITFYIEEKDLWYFDENDLLIEFNPKIGEPEFHYSK, from the coding sequence TTGAAGATACAAATCAGTGATGAGGCAGCTGCATGGTACAAGGATGAAATGCTACTAAAAGAAGGAGATTTTGTAAGGTTTTTTACCCGATATGGCGGATGCAGCACCGTTCAGCAAGGTTTTTCTTTAGGCGTGTCAAACGAGGAGCCGAACGACATTGGTGCTGAAACAAAAAAAGATGGAATCACTTTTTATATAGAAGAAAAAGACTTGTGGTACTTTGACGAGAATGATCTTCTGATCGAATTTAATCCTAAAATCGGAGAACCTGAGTTTCATTATTCTAAGTAA
- a CDS encoding acyl-CoA thioesterase, whose protein sequence is MLVSTTEFDVRYAETDQMGVVYHANYLIWMEIGRTKLIEDLGFKYAEMEKEGILAPVIDIQASYKKAVRYGEKAIVKTWIEEYDGFRVTYGYEIYNGSGDLAATGFSKHVCVKKDSFCPIAIKKMLPDWHNAYENAKKRDK, encoded by the coding sequence ATGCTTGTATCAACAACAGAATTTGATGTCCGTTATGCTGAAACCGATCAAATGGGTGTAGTCTATCATGCGAATTATTTGATTTGGATGGAGATTGGCCGAACAAAACTTATCGAGGATCTTGGATTTAAATATGCAGAAATGGAAAAAGAAGGCATCCTCGCACCTGTCATTGACATCCAAGCCTCTTATAAAAAGGCTGTCCGTTACGGTGAAAAAGCTATAGTGAAAACATGGATTGAAGAATATGATGGATTTCGCGTTACATATGGATACGAAATTTATAACGGTTCAGGAGATTTGGCTGCAACCGGCTTTTCAAAGCATGTGTGTGTGAAAAAGGATTCTTTCTGTCCGATTGCAATCAAGAAGATGCTTCCTGATTGGCACAATGCATATGAAAACGCGAAAAAAAGGGATAAATAA
- the tlp gene encoding small acid-soluble spore protein Tlp, translated as MANNKPKPDDRSDNVEKLQSMIFHTIENMEDAEATLEFSNEEERAQIEAKNERRRESIEGMRAEIKDEYRAQHNDNQ; from the coding sequence ATGGCAAACAACAAACCGAAACCGGATGACCGAAGTGATAACGTCGAAAAGCTTCAATCAATGATTTTTCATACGATTGAAAATATGGAAGACGCAGAAGCTACATTAGAGTTTTCAAATGAGGAAGAGCGGGCGCAAATTGAAGCAAAGAATGAACGGCGCCGTGAATCTATCGAGGGAATGCGTGCTGAAATAAAGGATGAATATCGTGCCCAGCATAACGATAACCAATAA
- a CDS encoding acid-soluble spore protein N: MSNPKGSRKHFVPNHIGTQPRGFGGNKGKQMQDKSGQHAQVIQTKGE; the protein is encoded by the coding sequence ATGAGTAATCCTAAAGGAAGCAGAAAGCATTTTGTACCAAACCATATTGGTACTCAGCCGCGCGGATTTGGAGGCAATAAAGGAAAGCAAATGCAGGACAAATCCGGCCAGCATGCACAAGTGATTCAGACAAAAGGAGAATAA
- a CDS encoding FbpB family small basic protein produces MRKPRKRTFKELVSENKQQLLNDRDALEKIEERLEQKMLGKAE; encoded by the coding sequence ATGAGAAAGCCAAGGAAACGTACATTTAAAGAGCTAGTCTCTGAAAATAAACAACAATTATTGAATGACCGTGATGCGTTAGAAAAAATTGAAGAACGGCTTGAACAAAAAATGCTTGGAAAAGCAGAATAA
- a CDS encoding peroxiredoxin family protein, with translation MIKKVFAAVALFAMLTVALVQAMEKEDTPRQPENLPGLQTGVKAPDFELKTLTGETVKLSQFEGKKVMLNFWATWCPPCKEEMPEMEQFYREKKEDIVILAVNIDPQYDVQQFAKEMGVTFPILLDEDDSVNKMYQILTIPTTFFIDEKGIIRSKYLGSMTIDKMKQYTEDL, from the coding sequence ATGATTAAGAAGGTATTTGCTGCAGTGGCCTTGTTCGCAATGCTAACTGTTGCACTCGTCCAAGCAATGGAAAAAGAAGACACACCAAGACAGCCAGAAAATCTACCGGGCTTGCAAACGGGAGTGAAAGCACCTGACTTTGAATTAAAAACATTAACCGGTGAAACGGTAAAATTATCACAATTTGAAGGCAAGAAAGTCATGTTAAATTTTTGGGCAACGTGGTGCCCTCCTTGTAAAGAGGAAATGCCTGAGATGGAGCAATTTTATCGGGAAAAAAAAGAGGATATTGTCATCCTGGCAGTGAATATCGACCCGCAATATGATGTTCAACAGTTTGCAAAAGAGATGGGTGTGACTTTTCCGATCCTATTGGATGAAGATGATTCAGTGAACAAGATGTATCAAATCTTAACCATTCCTACTACATTTTTTATCGATGAAAAAGGGATTATCCGAAGCAAATATTTAGGCTCAATGACCATTGACAAAATGAAACAATATACCGAAGATTTATAA
- the mtnA gene encoding S-methyl-5-thioribose-1-phosphate isomerase: MAENFIKSVTYENGVLKILDQTKLPTVTEFLEIHDIKDTWDAIKQLKVRGAPAIGIAAAYGLLLGIKNSPEENFEAFYKDFKEKADYLATSRPTAVNLFWALKRMDERAKLESHRPVREIKQALEEEAHFIRREDEEVCRSIGEQALTLFQDGMGVLTHCNAGGIATAKYGTALAPIYLAKEKGWNIKVFADETRPLLQGARLTTWELMQAGIDVTLITDSMAAMVMQKGWVQAVIVGCDRVAANGDVANKIGTYGVALLAKAHNIPFYVAAPTSTIDMETATGADIPIEERGKEEITHGFGKQTAPDGVKVFNPAFDVTPHELVTAIITEKGIIKGNYKEELPKLFS; encoded by the coding sequence ATGGCAGAAAATTTCATTAAATCCGTTACTTATGAAAATGGAGTATTAAAAATATTAGATCAAACAAAACTTCCAACGGTAACGGAATTTTTAGAAATTCATGATATTAAAGATACTTGGGATGCAATCAAGCAATTAAAGGTGCGCGGGGCACCGGCGATCGGGATCGCTGCTGCATACGGCCTATTGCTTGGAATTAAAAATTCCCCGGAAGAAAATTTTGAAGCATTTTACAAAGACTTTAAAGAAAAAGCAGATTATTTGGCCACATCAAGGCCGACAGCGGTCAATTTATTTTGGGCTTTAAAAAGAATGGATGAGCGGGCAAAATTGGAAAGCCACAGGCCTGTACGAGAGATTAAACAGGCACTTGAAGAAGAGGCCCATTTCATTCGCCGCGAAGATGAAGAAGTTTGCCGGTCCATTGGCGAACAAGCCCTGACGCTTTTTCAAGATGGAATGGGCGTATTGACCCATTGTAACGCAGGCGGAATTGCAACCGCCAAATATGGAACGGCACTTGCACCGATCTACCTTGCGAAGGAAAAAGGGTGGAATATCAAAGTTTTCGCTGATGAGACCCGCCCATTATTACAAGGGGCCCGCTTGACAACATGGGAGCTCATGCAGGCAGGAATTGATGTCACACTCATTACAGACAGCATGGCAGCAATGGTCATGCAAAAAGGCTGGGTACAGGCAGTTATTGTCGGCTGCGACAGGGTTGCTGCAAATGGAGATGTGGCAAATAAAATCGGTACATATGGTGTCGCTCTGTTAGCAAAAGCACATAACATTCCTTTCTATGTAGCTGCACCAACGTCGACCATTGATATGGAGACGGCTACAGGAGCAGACATTCCGATTGAAGAGCGGGGGAAGGAAGAAATTACACACGGTTTTGGAAAGCAAACAGCACCTGATGGAGTAAAAGTATTCAATCCTGCATTTGATGTCACACCTCATGAACTCGTCACTGCCATCATTACAGAAAAAGGGATTATCAAAGGCAATTATAAAGAAGAACTGCCAAAGCTATTTTCCTAA
- a CDS encoding galactitol-1-phosphate 5-dehydrogenase, with translation MKALKLYGKRDLRYEEAEEPVIEKNDEVIIKVKAAGICGSDLSRYAKIGPYIEGMVWGHEFSGEVVAIGSDVSSVKIGDRVAGCPTLYCGKCVSCKKGFLSQCEKLTVIGARHPGAFAEYVKLPEEHVIPIPDTIDFDTAACIEPSAVVAHGFYQTAIQPGADVAVMGGGSIGLLAVQWAKIFGARKVYAIDIDHRKLKFAKEVGADAVIHSVEKTAYEQLMELTDGNGVDLVIESAGSPVTSAQVFALANKGGQVLFLGIPYSDVKIERFYFEKIVRNELTVLGSWNAISAPFPGKEWSTTIQYMDKGQIKVKPFITHRVSLAVGPEIFEKMINKNGFFGKVLFHPEKL, from the coding sequence ATGAAGGCATTAAAGCTGTATGGAAAAAGAGATTTAAGATACGAAGAAGCAGAGGAACCGGTTATTGAGAAAAATGATGAAGTGATTATAAAAGTTAAAGCCGCAGGTATTTGCGGCTCTGACTTATCAAGATATGCGAAGATAGGCCCTTATATTGAAGGAATGGTGTGGGGGCATGAGTTCAGCGGCGAAGTAGTTGCTATCGGATCGGACGTCAGTAGTGTAAAAATCGGAGATCGTGTGGCAGGATGTCCGACACTTTATTGTGGCAAGTGTGTTAGTTGTAAAAAAGGCTTCCTTTCGCAATGCGAGAAATTAACAGTCATTGGAGCCAGGCATCCCGGAGCATTCGCCGAGTATGTAAAGCTCCCTGAAGAACATGTAATCCCTATACCAGACACGATTGATTTTGATACTGCTGCATGTATAGAACCCTCCGCTGTAGTAGCACATGGGTTTTACCAAACTGCTATACAGCCTGGCGCAGATGTTGCTGTAATGGGCGGTGGCAGTATTGGCTTATTAGCTGTTCAATGGGCTAAAATTTTCGGTGCGAGAAAAGTGTATGCAATCGACATCGATCATAGGAAATTAAAATTTGCAAAAGAAGTCGGTGCGGATGCTGTTATTCATTCAGTAGAAAAAACGGCTTATGAACAGTTAATGGAATTAACGGATGGAAATGGGGTTGATTTAGTTATTGAGTCGGCAGGTTCTCCTGTTACATCTGCTCAAGTTTTTGCGCTGGCAAATAAAGGAGGGCAAGTCTTATTTTTGGGGATCCCATACTCGGACGTAAAGATCGAACGATTTTATTTCGAAAAAATTGTAAGAAATGAATTAACTGTACTAGGATCTTGGAATGCGATCTCAGCTCCATTTCCGGGTAAAGAGTGGAGTACAACCATTCAATACATGGACAAGGGACAAATAAAAGTAAAACCATTCATAACTCATCGTGTTTCTCTTGCAGTAGGGCCGGAAATTTTTGAAAAAATGATTAACAAAAACGGATTTTTCGGTAAGGTGCTTTTCCATCCAGAAAAATTATAA
- a CDS encoding zinc-binding dehydrogenase: MKALVKKELGFGNLEIVDVEEPKPGKDQVKILVKYSGICGTDLHTYEGHYKVKAPVILGHEFSGEIVEVGENVTEFQPGDRVTSETTFYICGTCIYCRSGDYNLCSSRKGLGTQQNGSFAKYVIARKESIHKLPEHVDYVSAAMTEPLACAYHAVAKAAIKEGDVVVVLGPGPIGLLTAQVVKAYGATVIITGLSTDKLRLEKAKELGIDYAVNIQEEDINSIVKSLTDGYGADVVLECTGAVSAVNMGLELLKKKGQFVQVGIFAKPEILIDSEKIIQKEITMVGSRSQKPSDWEPVLALMNEKRVNAKALVTHQFNIAQWDEAYKAIKSGEAIKVLLTPID, encoded by the coding sequence ATGAAAGCGTTAGTCAAAAAAGAGCTGGGATTTGGCAATCTGGAAATTGTAGATGTAGAAGAACCGAAACCAGGCAAAGACCAAGTAAAAATACTAGTGAAATATAGTGGGATATGTGGTACCGATCTCCATACGTATGAAGGACATTATAAAGTGAAGGCACCTGTTATTTTAGGGCATGAATTTTCTGGGGAAATAGTAGAAGTAGGTGAAAATGTAACAGAATTTCAACCGGGAGACAGAGTAACGTCAGAAACGACTTTTTACATTTGCGGAACATGCATTTACTGCCGATCAGGAGATTACAATTTATGCAGCAGCAGAAAAGGATTAGGAACACAGCAAAATGGAAGCTTTGCGAAATATGTAATCGCCAGGAAAGAAAGCATTCATAAGCTTCCTGAACATGTAGACTATGTATCTGCTGCAATGACTGAGCCGCTGGCATGTGCGTATCATGCGGTTGCGAAAGCAGCAATTAAAGAAGGAGATGTTGTTGTTGTTTTAGGTCCTGGACCAATTGGGCTTTTGACTGCCCAAGTAGTAAAAGCGTATGGAGCGACCGTTATTATTACTGGATTGTCTACTGATAAACTTCGTCTAGAAAAGGCGAAAGAATTGGGAATTGATTATGCGGTTAATATTCAAGAAGAAGACATAAACAGTATTGTCAAAAGCTTGACAGATGGGTATGGTGCTGATGTTGTTCTTGAGTGCACAGGGGCAGTTTCAGCAGTGAATATGGGGCTGGAATTATTGAAAAAGAAAGGGCAATTTGTACAGGTAGGTATTTTTGCAAAACCGGAGATTCTTATCGATTCGGAAAAAATTATTCAAAAAGAAATTACGATGGTCGGATCTAGAAGTCAAAAACCGAGTGACTGGGAACCAGTATTAGCCTTAATGAATGAAAAGAGAGTAAATGCAAAAGCGCTTGTGACTCATCAATTTAATATTGCCCAGTGGGATGAAGCGTACAAGGCAATTAAGAGTGGAGAGGCTATCAAAGTGTTGTTAACGCCCATCGATTAA
- a CDS encoding PTS galactitol transporter subunit IIC, protein MKEFVDALQSFLNLGATVILPIAIFLLGLLFGQKPGKAFRAGLTIGVAFVGIFLVVDLLVSNLGPAAQGMVERFGIHLHVIDVGWPAAASISWASPIAAFMIPLGLLLNVLMLITKTTKTMNVDIWNFWHFTFMGAIVYALSGSIIQGLIAALLFQIVCLKIADWTAPMLEKYFGLPGISVATGSTVSYAVLGIPLVKLVQKIPFIKNLNADPETIQKRFGIFGEPIFMGLILGSILGLLAGYPAGKTIQIGMSMAAVMVLMPRMVKILMEGLMPISESARELLQKKFGAQNIYIGLDAAVAIGHPAVISTALILVPITVVLAVILPGNNVLPFGDLATIPFIVAFIVGASRGNIIHSVIVGTVLIALSLYMATDLADLHTQMAIDAKFKMPEGASKISSIDQGGNLINYVIYRIFALFN, encoded by the coding sequence ATGAAGGAATTTGTTGATGCATTGCAATCATTTTTAAATTTAGGTGCAACGGTTATTCTGCCAATTGCGATTTTCTTGCTTGGTTTACTATTTGGCCAAAAACCTGGAAAAGCTTTTAGAGCGGGATTAACGATTGGTGTGGCATTCGTTGGAATTTTCTTAGTGGTAGATTTACTCGTTAGCAACCTTGGTCCGGCGGCACAGGGCATGGTCGAGAGATTCGGAATTCACTTGCATGTCATTGATGTTGGTTGGCCGGCAGCAGCTTCGATTTCGTGGGCTTCCCCAATCGCAGCATTTATGATACCGCTCGGATTATTATTAAATGTGTTAATGCTTATCACTAAAACGACTAAAACGATGAACGTGGATATTTGGAACTTCTGGCATTTTACGTTCATGGGTGCAATTGTTTACGCTTTATCAGGCAGCATCATTCAAGGGTTAATTGCAGCGCTTTTATTCCAAATCGTATGTTTAAAAATTGCCGATTGGACAGCTCCAATGCTGGAAAAGTACTTTGGATTGCCGGGAATATCTGTAGCTACGGGAAGTACTGTTTCTTATGCAGTTCTTGGGATTCCACTGGTGAAATTGGTGCAAAAAATTCCTTTTATTAAAAACTTAAATGCAGATCCTGAAACTATACAAAAAAGATTTGGAATATTCGGAGAACCGATTTTTATGGGTCTGATTCTTGGTTCTATATTAGGGTTGCTTGCCGGTTATCCTGCTGGCAAAACAATTCAAATTGGGATGTCAATGGCAGCAGTTATGGTTCTTATGCCTAGAATGGTAAAAATTTTAATGGAAGGGCTTATGCCGATTTCGGAATCAGCACGTGAATTACTTCAAAAGAAATTTGGTGCTCAAAACATTTATATCGGGCTTGATGCGGCTGTAGCCATCGGTCATCCGGCAGTTATTTCAACAGCTTTAATCCTTGTTCCGATCACAGTCGTTTTAGCTGTCATCTTACCGGGTAATAATGTTCTTCCATTTGGTGACTTAGCAACGATTCCTTTTATTGTCGCATTTATCGTCGGTGCTTCACGAGGAAATATTATTCATTCTGTGATTGTTGGTACCGTTTTGATCGCTTTATCACTTTACATGGCGACAGATCTTGCAGATCTTCATACACAAATGGCGATCGATGCTAAATTTAAAATGCCTGAAGGGGCAAGCAAAATATCTAGTATCGACCAAGGCGGCAACTTAATTAACTATGTAATCTATAGAATTTTTGCTTTATTTAACTAA
- a CDS encoding PTS sugar transporter subunit IIB, with protein MKKKQVLVACGTGIATSTIVNKAIEDLCKENNIECDIVQIKITEVGSYIDTADLLVTTTIVQNEYPFPVINARAFLTGLGLDEVKKEILEQLKK; from the coding sequence ATGAAGAAAAAACAAGTATTAGTAGCCTGCGGAACAGGAATTGCGACATCTACAATTGTGAATAAAGCGATAGAAGATCTTTGCAAAGAAAATAATATTGAATGTGACATTGTTCAAATTAAGATTACCGAAGTAGGTTCATATATTGATACAGCTGATCTGTTAGTTACTACAACCATTGTTCAAAATGAATATCCATTCCCTGTAATCAATGCAAGAGCATTTTTAACGGGATTAGGATTAGATGAAGTGAAAAAGGAAATATTGGAGCAGCTAAAAAAATAA
- a CDS encoding PTS sugar transporter subunit IIA: MCEIYFDESLILKDIDVNSREELLRTMATNLFRKGLVKESFIDAVIEREKTFATGLPTNGISVAIPHTDSEHVNKKAISVAILKEPVKFGVMGEMGAETPVQIVFMLAIDKKDSHLVVLQKLMEIFQNDEELQFLIVEENKTNIKKRLMKHLQII, translated from the coding sequence GTGTGTGAAATATACTTTGATGAATCACTAATTTTGAAAGATATCGATGTAAATAGCAGAGAAGAACTATTAAGAACAATGGCCACAAATCTGTTTAGAAAAGGATTAGTAAAAGAAAGCTTTATCGACGCTGTTATTGAGAGAGAAAAAACGTTTGCTACTGGTCTGCCTACAAATGGCATTTCTGTTGCCATCCCTCATACTGATTCAGAGCATGTAAATAAAAAAGCCATAAGTGTAGCGATATTAAAAGAACCCGTGAAATTTGGTGTTATGGGAGAGATGGGCGCAGAAACACCTGTTCAAATCGTATTTATGCTTGCCATAGATAAAAAAGATTCTCATCTCGTTGTTCTTCAAAAACTAATGGAAATCTTTCAAAACGATGAGGAATTGCAGTTTCTAATAGTAGAAGAAAACAAGACTAACATAAAAAAACGGTTAATGAAACATTTACAAATCATATAA
- a CDS encoding BglG family transcription antiterminator — protein sequence MILDVRCVQLLREVTENSNISSKELEKKYQLSRRQIGYSFKKINMWLESKNIPTIERTNNGYFLIDKSLKSKLALDEEFRYESVSELSKTQRINIIFLMLISKKEELSLAHFTSELKVSKNTVLDDLQQVKKIANDYGLQFRYSRKHGYLIEGKEFNIRKLLISTLDKILKMDRGTEIVRRIAQLSNEEIVEFRRKIEQVEKSLNLKFTDEKIEIMPYIFILILRRVKQGMQIGPFYINYKEISDTKEYLATEEILHDMNDVPEEERLFITLHLLTANVHWSEGLTEETIPNLVQALDEMLVLFEKNTCIFLKDRDQLLHKLLLHMKPAYYRIKYNLTETNEIYEMVNRDIKELHYLVKKSIQPLIDLIGCHIPESEVAYLTMLIGGWLTQQGENISKRLKAVVVCPKGVSVSRLMFSTLRELFPEFIFLDSLSIREFQEYSMDYDIVFSPVFVETKKKFFLVNSFLGYEEKKRLRKQVMLELYGYVPKELNVEDILEIVEKHCVIKDRKNLSKQLLEYIGQDRTADFSYGFSNNNPNLYELITPSMITLRHSVHSWEEAIELASQPLLKCNKISEYYIDSMIKRCQYDPYIVIGPNTAIPHAAPEEGVNEISMSLLRLRKGVTFAKDYSIQLVFIIATLDKDRHLRALTQLMRLVRNDQDRQQIINAKSVYEIHEIIKKYAEEPLFV from the coding sequence ATGATACTTGATGTCAGATGTGTCCAACTGTTAAGAGAGGTGACTGAAAATTCAAATATCAGCAGTAAAGAATTAGAGAAGAAATATCAGTTAAGTCGCAGGCAGATTGGATACAGCTTCAAAAAGATAAATATGTGGTTAGAAAGTAAAAATATACCGACGATTGAACGGACAAATAATGGTTACTTCCTTATTGATAAAAGTTTAAAATCTAAGCTTGCTCTCGATGAAGAATTTAGATACGAGAGTGTAAGCGAATTATCTAAAACGCAGCGAATTAACATCATATTCCTCATGTTAATAAGTAAAAAGGAAGAACTTTCATTAGCTCATTTTACGAGTGAATTAAAAGTGAGCAAGAATACCGTCTTAGATGACTTGCAGCAAGTAAAGAAAATTGCGAATGATTATGGACTTCAGTTTCGGTATTCGCGAAAACATGGTTATTTAATAGAAGGAAAGGAATTTAACATTCGCAAGCTCTTGATATCCACATTAGACAAGATTTTGAAAATGGATCGAGGAACCGAAATAGTAAGGCGAATTGCTCAGTTATCAAATGAAGAAATAGTGGAATTTAGAAGAAAGATAGAACAAGTAGAAAAGTCATTAAATTTGAAATTTACTGACGAAAAGATTGAAATAATGCCTTATATATTCATTCTTATTTTAAGAAGAGTGAAACAAGGGATGCAAATAGGCCCATTTTATATTAATTATAAAGAAATTTCTGATACGAAAGAATATTTAGCTACGGAAGAAATTCTTCATGATATGAATGATGTTCCAGAAGAAGAGCGTCTCTTTATCACGCTGCATTTACTTACTGCGAATGTACATTGGTCAGAAGGATTAACCGAAGAAACGATTCCAAATTTAGTGCAAGCCTTGGATGAAATGCTTGTCCTTTTTGAAAAAAATACATGCATTTTTCTGAAAGATAGAGATCAGCTGCTGCATAAGCTGCTTCTTCATATGAAACCAGCATATTACCGGATTAAGTATAACTTAACAGAAACTAATGAAATCTATGAAATGGTTAACCGAGACATTAAAGAGCTTCATTATTTAGTGAAAAAGTCTATTCAACCGTTGATCGACTTAATTGGGTGTCACATCCCAGAAAGTGAAGTCGCCTACTTAACGATGCTAATCGGGGGGTGGCTAACACAACAAGGGGAAAATATAAGTAAAAGATTGAAAGCGGTAGTTGTTTGTCCAAAAGGTGTTTCCGTTTCTAGATTGATGTTCAGTACATTAAGAGAATTGTTTCCAGAGTTTATTTTTCTAGACTCATTATCAATTAGGGAATTTCAAGAATATTCAATGGATTACGACATTGTTTTTTCACCGGTGTTTGTAGAAACAAAGAAAAAATTTTTTCTTGTCAATTCTTTTCTCGGATATGAAGAGAAAAAAAGATTACGTAAACAAGTCATGCTCGAATTATATGGATATGTGCCAAAAGAGTTAAACGTAGAGGATATTTTGGAAATCGTCGAAAAGCATTGTGTAATAAAGGATAGAAAAAACTTGTCAAAACAGTTATTGGAGTACATTGGCCAAGACAGGACAGCGGATTTTAGCTACGGATTTAGCAATAATAATCCAAATTTATATGAATTAATAACGCCTTCTATGATTACTTTGCGCCACTCGGTTCACTCATGGGAGGAAGCGATTGAACTTGCATCACAGCCGTTACTAAAGTGTAATAAAATTTCGGAATATTATATAGATTCTATGATTAAGCGCTGTCAATATGATCCATATATTGTCATTGGTCCGAATACAGCGATTCCTCATGCTGCACCAGAAGAAGGAGTAAACGAGATTTCAATGAGTTTGCTTCGGTTAAGGAAAGGAGTTACCTTTGCGAAGGATTATTCGATACAGTTAGTGTTTATTATCGCTACGCTTGACAAAGATCGTCACCTTCGTGCACTTACGCAGTTAATGAGGTTAGTAAGAAATGATCAAGATCGTCAGCAAATCATAAATGCAAAATCGGTTTATGAGATTCACGAAATCATAAAAAAATATGCAGAGGAACCATTGTTTGTCTGA